The genomic region CTAATTCTTCCTCTTGATGGATTAGGCTCGTACATAACAGACCCTCCGCGTGCGGAGGGCTCTTCAAGCCACTATATTATAGTAAGTCTAGTGAGTTTTGACAAAGACTAAAATCAGTTCTAAGCCATATTGACATGCAGCCGACTGCATGCTACACTCCACACATTATTTTTCGTGTTGGCAGTTAATAATTGGTATGATAATCGTACAGATCGTATCATGGGCACAATTGTTGTGGTAGGGCATGCGCAAAATCAAAGGTATTGCGCAGTCGACGAGAGAGGCGACCGTCGATAAATCATCTAAGAAGGAGAGTGTGAGAGATGAAATCAGCAAGATGTACTAGAATTTTTTTGTCAATTGTAATTTTGTCTGTTCTGACTATTGGGGCTCAGGCCACCGACCTGACAATGTTCTGCGGATCCGATGTTCACTGCACCGGTACAACGATCCCAAACAGAGCCAAAGCTGTTGTTCAGAGAATGAACTCTCTGCCCGGCTCGGCGTACCCGGCGGCAATCGGCGGCACAGTTGGCACCCCGAGCGGAGTTCTCATTTGCGGCGATTGCTGTGACGGTGGAACTTGGGGTACCACTCCCGCTACTGATACTCCACAGTGGTATTCGAACCGCAACTACCAGGACCAGTGGAACACCTTCAACTATCACTTCTCAAAAGCCGGCGTCACTGGTGATAATAATCGCTTGAAGTATCCCACGTATGTCACCGGCGGCAATCACGACTGGTGGAGATTTGCAGGTTATACATCGGGTACTTCCACATACGTAGCCCAGAAGCTCAAAGATCGCTACACACCCAACTGCAATATCACCGAGGGGAATGTGTCCTACGCATTCAATAAAGATGGAGTTCACTTCATCTCGCTCGGGCGCTATCCAGACCAGTATGTACGCAGTTGGCTGGCACTGGACCTTGCAAACGTAACTACCAGCACCCCTATAGTAATGTTTCTGCACTATTATCTCAATGACGATGAGGAATGGTGGAGTTATGAGGTGCGTGACTTGCTCGCAGACATAATAGATGGCTACAATGTCATCGCCATATTCAATGGTCATACGCATAGCACGCAGCACTACACATGGAATGGATATGATTGCTATGATGACGGCTCGATTACTGAGTATGGCAATTTCCTGGTAATGCATATTACCGACACCACACTCAGCGTCGGCCACTATTATGCAAACTGCGATTCAAGCGGCAATTTCACCACCGGCGGTTGGACTTGGACACACGTTAAGTCGCTCTAGCATTGATCGAATAAACCGATGCGCTTTTCGCCTCAAGCCGTATCTATCAGAGCCGGCTCAAAAAGCCGGCTCTGATTTATGTTTCATTAAAACGGACTGAGCTTTCACTACTCAGCATGCTGGGATACCGCACCGTTATTATGCCCTCGCAATGTCGCCATCTCTAATCTCAAATCTCGGAGCGGAGGCGTCCAGCTCGGAAAACATATCTGCAGTCTCGGGATGGCAGGTAAAGAAGAGGACCTGGTTAGAGACTGCAAGCTCAGCTATAGCTTGCGCAGCGGCACGGGAGCGGGCCGGATCGAAGTTGACCAGGATATCGTCCATTATCACAGGCAGAGGCTCGGCTGCAAGGCCATACTCAAGGATCAGACCGAAGCGCAGAGCCAGATAGAGCTGCTCGCGAGTGCCGCGGGAGAGTTTCGAGACGTCCCTGCGGATGCCCTCGGAAGTCTCAAGCTCAACTTCATCCCGGCCCAGGGGCGAGAAGACCCGTGAATATGCGCCGGATGTGAATCGATTTAGAAAACCTGACGCGGACTGTATTACTCGGGGCTGTTTTTCGCGCTCATACTGCTGACGGGTCTGCTCCAGGAGCGATTTGCAGATAGCCTTCACGGCCCAATCGGATGCGTGTTTATCCAACTGCGCTTTAAGTGCCCTCTCTTGCAGGAGGGCTGCTGAAAGCTCCTCGCTTTTTTCGATCTCGGCTTTGCGCTGGATGAGCCGCCCGCGCCTCTCGATCAGATCTGAAAGATTGACTTGAAGCCGGTCAAGCTCATCGCGTTTGCTCATGTATTTGGACTGGATCGAATCAAAATCTGTCGATTCAAGCTCGGGCTTAAGATGCATCGCATGTTCCCGGCCAGCAATCAGCTCGATATCGGCTTCCAGGCGGGCAATATCTGCCCTGATCTGCTCGCGTCTGGAATACACTTCGCTGCGGTTTCGGAAATCCTCCTCATCGGCTGATCCGCCTGCTCGAAGCAGGGTTTCATGATCTCTTCGAGCCTGGTCAAGCTCATTTTCGAGGTCCGCAATCTCGCTCGATATCCTGGCGATTGCACTCTCATGCGACTGCTTGAGATGATCATAGACTTGGGCGCGATGCGACTTCTCTGACGCATCGAGGTTCGACTGCACCCAGAACCCTGCTGAAACCGCAGTAATACCCAGCAGCCCGAAGGCCGCCGCCGCCAGAGCGTTATCTCTGAACGCTACCGAAAGAGCGACCAGACACATTCCTATTATTATCGCGATAGGTTTTACAGGGGCCCGCCTTATAGGCTGCATGGACACATCTGTTGGGCAGTTATGTTTTTGAGTTTCAAGCTCGGATCGTTTAAGACTGAACCTGTGTGAGAGGTCGGCTGTTTTCTCTACAGACCGCTCCAGGCGTCCGATTCCGTCGGCTGGAAAGGAATCGATATCGGGCAGGCAGTCGAACTCTGCCTTGGCTCTATATAGAGACTCCCAGATCGGCCAGGCCTTTTTCATCTGGTCAAGATGGGTTATCTCTCTTTCCAGGCAAGTCTTTTGCTGCTGAGCCTTCTGTATATCACTGTCGATACTTGATAGCTGAGCGCAGAGAGTATCATAATCCGAGCTTAGTGTGCTCAACTCTTTGATCTTTGAACTGCAAGAGCCGATCTCGCCCAGCAGAGCATTTATCTTGGGTTTGCCGGCTCTCGGGGAAAACAGAGCAGACATCTCCGAGTCGATCCGCTTCTCTACATCGACTGCCGATATATCT from Armatimonadota bacterium harbors:
- a CDS encoding metallophosphoesterase — translated: MKSARCTRIFLSIVILSVLTIGAQATDLTMFCGSDVHCTGTTIPNRAKAVVQRMNSLPGSAYPAAIGGTVGTPSGVLICGDCCDGGTWGTTPATDTPQWYSNRNYQDQWNTFNYHFSKAGVTGDNNRLKYPTYVTGGNHDWWRFAGYTSGTSTYVAQKLKDRYTPNCNITEGNVSYAFNKDGVHFISLGRYPDQYVRSWLALDLANVTTSTPIVMFLHYYLNDDEEWWSYEVRDLLADIIDGYNVIAIFNGHTHSTQHYTWNGYDCYDDGSITEYGNFLVMHITDTTLSVGHYYANCDSSGNFTTGGWTWTHVKSL
- a CDS encoding AAA family ATPase, whose translation is MKISEFFISGFGMLSKVRVDGLSGGLNIFVGDNEAGKSTLLAFIRTVFFGFETAQSRENQYKPIADVEHGGIIKLRLDRSGLDYIIKRGPGRAQGVLEVTMPDGAKGGEETISQLLPGVKKDLHRNVFAFSLDELQKLDSQDVRSRIYSYGAGAGDISAVDVEKRIDSEMSALFSPRAGKPKINALLGEIGSCSSKIKELSTLSSDYDTLCAQLSSIDSDIQKAQQQKTCLEREITHLDQMKKAWPIWESLYRAKAEFDCLPDIDSFPADGIGRLERSVEKTADLSHRFSLKRSELETQKHNCPTDVSMQPIRRAPVKPIAIIIGMCLVALSVAFRDNALAAAAFGLLGITAVSAGFWVQSNLDASEKSHRAQVYDHLKQSHESAIARISSEIADLENELDQARRDHETLLRAGGSADEEDFRNRSEVYSRREQIRADIARLEADIELIAGREHAMHLKPELESTDFDSIQSKYMSKRDELDRLQVNLSDLIERRGRLIQRKAEIEKSEELSAALLQERALKAQLDKHASDWAVKAICKSLLEQTRQQYEREKQPRVIQSASGFLNRFTSGAYSRVFSPLGRDEVELETSEGIRRDVSKLSRGTREQLYLALRFGLILEYGLAAEPLPVIMDDILVNFDPARSRAAAQAIAELAVSNQVLFFTCHPETADMFSELDASAPRFEIRDGDIARA